GACAACCGCCGCATTGTGCGCCTGGCCGACGTGGCCACGGTGCGCATCGGCGAGCAGCCCGAGTACATCCGCATCAACGCCAACGGGCACGACGCGGTACTCATCTCGGTGCAGCGCCAGCCAGCGGCCAACGTGGTGCAGGTGAGCCAGGGCGTGGCCGCCAAAGTGGCGGCGCTGCGCGTGGGCCTGCCGCGCGGCATCAAGCTGGAGCCCTACTACGACCAGGCCGATTTCGTGTCGGAAGTAGTGCGCTCGGTGCAGGACTCCCTGTGGATTGGGCTGGCCTTGGCGCTGGTGGTCACGTCGCTGTTTCTGCGCTCGTGGCGGGCGTCGCTCACGCTCGTGCTCACCATTCCGGTGGCGCTGGCCCTGACGTTGGCCGTGCTCTATTTCGTGCTGGGCTACTCGCTCAACATCATGACCCTGGGCGCGATTGCCGCCGCCATTGGCCTCATGATTGACGACGCCGTGGTGATGGTCGAGCAGCTGCACCGCGTGGGCGAGGAGCACCCGGCCGCCACGCCCGGCGAGGTGGTGGAGCGCTCGGTGAAGCACTTGCTGCCCGCCCTGATAGGCTCCAGCCTCAGCACCATCGTGATTTTCCTGCCTTTTGCCCTGCTGGGTGGCGTGGCAGGAGCTTATTTTAAAGTACTTGCTACCACGATGGTAGTGGCGCTGGTGTGCTCGTTTTTCGTGGCGTGGCTGGGGCTGCCGGTCGCGTACCTGCTGCTCAGCAAAAAAAATAAGGGGCCCCAGCCGACCGGCCCGCCGTCAACCAACGACGAATTTGGCCCCGACGACGCCCCGGCCGACGCCACCACGGCGGCCGCCGACGACAGCCTGGAGCTGGAAAAGCGGGCTTCAACGCCTTCCAAAAAAATGAAGGGCGGGCCTGCGGCTGAGGCGCAGGGTGCGACGGCTTCGACCCAGCACCACGACATTCCGTGGGTGCGCTCGGTTATCCGCCACCCGGCTTACAGCGTGGTGGGTATTCTGCTGCTGGTGGGGGTGATGGCGTTCATCATTCCGCGCCTGGCCACGGGCTTTTTGCCCGATATGGACGAAGGGGCCATTGTGCTCGACTATAACTCGCCGGCCGGCACCAGCCTCGACGAAACGGACCGCATGCTGCGCCAGGCCGAAAAGCTCATTCTGCAAGTGCCAGAGGTGGCCAGCTACTCGCGCCGCACGGGCACCCAGATGGGCTTCTTTATCACCGAGCCTAACCGGGGCGACTACCTCATTCGCCTCAAAACCAGCCGCAAGCGCAGCACCGAGGAAGTAATCTCCGACCTGCGCCAGCGCATCGAAGCTACCGAGCCGGCATTGGTGATAGACTTCGGCCAGGTTATCGGCGACATGCTCGGCGACCTCATGAGCACCGTGCAGCCCATCGAAATCAAGGTTTTCGGCCCCGACGCTACCCAGCGCTACGCCCTGGCCAACCAGGTAACCGACGTGGTGACCAAAACCGCCGGCACGGCCGACGTCTTCAACGGCATCGTGCGGGTGGGCCCCAGCGTGGACGTGCGCCCCAACCCGCGCAAGCTGGCGCAGTTTGGCCTTACGGCCACGAATTTCCAGACGCAGCTGCAAACGCAGCTTGGCGGCACGGTGGCCGGCAACGTGCTCAGCGGCGAGCAGCTGCTCAACATTCGGATGCGCTACCCGCAAGCGGCGCAGGCCACGCTGGCCCAGATGCGCGGCGAGCCCGTCTTTCTGCCCAACGGCCAGCGCCGCCGCCTCGACGAGCTGGCCGACATCACCGTCACCACCAGCAGCGCCGAGCTGGAGCGGGAAAACCTGCAAGCCATGACGGCCGTCACCGCCCGCCTGGATGGCCGCGACCTGGGCTCGGCCATGCAGGAAATTCAACAGAAGATTGTGCGCGAAGTACCCCTGCCACCTGGCTATTTCATCCAGTACGGCGGCTCGTATGCCGAGCAGCAGCAGTCGTTCCAAGAGCTGCTCACCATCCTGGGCACCGCGTGCCTACTGGTATTCGCAGTCGGCTTGTTCCTGTTCAGAGACCTCAAAGCGGCGGGGCTGATTTTACTCGTGGCCATCCTGGGGCCCGCCGGCGGCAGCCTGGCGCTGTACCTCACCAACACGCCGCTCAACGTCGGCTCCTACACTGGCCTTATCATGGTAGTGGGCATCATTGGTGAGAACGCCATCTTCACCTTCCAGCAGTTCAACGACTTCCGCGCCGAAGGTGGGCCGGTGGAGGAGGCCATTGCCTACGCCATCGCCGCCCGGCTGCGCCCCAAGTTGATGACGGCGCTCTCGGCCATTGTGGCGCTGGCCCCGCTGGCCCTCGGCATTGGCGCCGGGGCCCAGCTGCACCAGCCGCTGGCCATCGCCGTTATCGGGGGCCTATTGCTGGCCCTACCTCTGCTGCTGGTGGTGCTGCCCAGCCTGCTGCGCCTAGCCTACGGCGGCGGGAAGCCAGGACTTACCAGTATAGAAAATCTTTAACCTTGGGATGCGTAACCAGCTTGTAAAGGAAGGCCAAGGCACCAATGACCTTGAGTGTCATGCCCATAATCAGCAGTGCATCGGCCCCAGCCCAGTGCATAATTTTGAGCAACGCGCCTATAAAATCGGCGCAGAGCCCAAAAACGAATAGAACAACGGCGTGCTTGGCTTTCATGGGCGGCAAGGTAGCCACCGGGGGCCCTACTCCACCACCAGCACGCGGAAGGTGTTGGGCACGGTACTCAGGCGTGGGTGGGGCACGGCGGGCGTAGGAGCCGGGGCGGGGCCAAAGTCAGCGGTGGGCAGGTAGAGGCGGTGGGTAGCTTCGTCGATG
This genomic stretch from Hymenobacter sp. PAMC 26628 harbors:
- a CDS encoding GldL-related protein, with the translated sequence MKAKHAVVLFVFGLCADFIGALLKIMHWAGADALLIMGMTLKVIGALAFLYKLVTHPKVKDFLYW
- a CDS encoding efflux RND transporter permease subunit, producing the protein MRTPFLQAYKAPIAVLLALALALGGLAYRRLNVALFPEVTFPKVKVIADVGLAPVDRVMVTVTKPLEDAMKQVPGLRLLRSTTSRGSCEISAYLNWGVDVVQAQQLIESRLNQARGNLPANINISVERMNPAILPVMGYTLEAPGHSALELRRLALYTIKPFISQVEGVAAVQIQGGRTKEYEVELIPTQLAALGLGPDDVQTALNNTNFVLSNGYLADYRRLYLTVTDATILQKEDIENVVLRNDNRRIVRLADVATVRIGEQPEYIRINANGHDAVLISVQRQPAANVVQVSQGVAAKVAALRVGLPRGIKLEPYYDQADFVSEVVRSVQDSLWIGLALALVVTSLFLRSWRASLTLVLTIPVALALTLAVLYFVLGYSLNIMTLGAIAAAIGLMIDDAVVMVEQLHRVGEEHPAATPGEVVERSVKHLLPALIGSSLSTIVIFLPFALLGGVAGAYFKVLATTMVVALVCSFFVAWLGLPVAYLLLSKKNKGPQPTGPPSTNDEFGPDDAPADATTAAADDSLELEKRASTPSKKMKGGPAAEAQGATASTQHHDIPWVRSVIRHPAYSVVGILLLVGVMAFIIPRLATGFLPDMDEGAIVLDYNSPAGTSLDETDRMLRQAEKLILQVPEVASYSRRTGTQMGFFITEPNRGDYLIRLKTSRKRSTEEVISDLRQRIEATEPALVIDFGQVIGDMLGDLMSTVQPIEIKVFGPDATQRYALANQVTDVVTKTAGTADVFNGIVRVGPSVDVRPNPRKLAQFGLTATNFQTQLQTQLGGTVAGNVLSGEQLLNIRMRYPQAAQATLAQMRGEPVFLPNGQRRRLDELADITVTTSSAELERENLQAMTAVTARLDGRDLGSAMQEIQQKIVREVPLPPGYFIQYGGSYAEQQQSFQELLTILGTACLLVFAVGLFLFRDLKAAGLILLVAILGPAGGSLALYLTNTPLNVGSYTGLIMVVGIIGENAIFTFQQFNDFRAEGGPVEEAIAYAIAARLRPKLMTALSAIVALAPLALGIGAGAQLHQPLAIAVIGGLLLALPLLLVVLPSLLRLAYGGGKPGLTSIENL